The window TACCGTCGACCGGTTCTTCGGCACCTTCCGGGACCTGCTCGCGGCCGCCGTCGAGGCGCCGGAGGCCCCGCTGTCCCGCCTCGCCGCGACGGCCGCCCCCGGCGACCCCGTACCGGCCGCCTGGCAGAACGGCCCGGTGCGGCCCGCGGCGGCCGGCACCGTCCACGACCTGGTCGCCCGGCAGGCCGCGACGGCGCCCGGCGCCACCGCCGTGATCGACGGCGACACCGTGCTGACCTACCGTCAGCTGGAGGAGCGGGCCGAGAGGCTTGCCGGCGTGCTGCGGGAGCGGGGTGGTGACGGAGCCCCCGTCGCCCTGTGGCTGCCGCGCTCCGCCGAGCTCGTCGTCGCCATGCTCGCGGCGCTCAAGTCCGGCCGCGCGTACGTGCCCCTGGACCCCGCACTCGGCCGCTACCGTGCCGAGACGGTGCTCGCCGAGTCCGGCGCCCGCACCCTGGTGTCCACGCACGACCAGGCCGCGGACCTCCGCCTTCCGGTCGGCGTCACCGTCGTCACCCCCGACGACGCCCCGGCCGGCACCGCAGTCGGCACGGCACCTGTGGCGCCCGCCACGGACGGCGAGTCCCTCTGCTACGTCATCTACACGTCGGGCAGCACCGGCACGCCCAAGGGCGTCGCCGTGCCGCACGGCGCCGTCACCGACCTGTGCGCGTGGCAGCACCGCCGCTTCGGCTTCACCGCCGCCGACCGCAGCGCCGTCGTCTGCAGCCAGAGCTTCGACGCCTCCGTCATGGAGATCTGGCCGGCGCTGACCGCGGGGGCCTCGGTCACCGTCGCCGGCGACGCCGTCCGCAAGGACCCGCTCGCGCTCGCCCGCTGGTACGCCGCCCAGGGCGTCACCTTCACCATCCTGCCGACGGCCCTCGGCGAGACCGTGTTGCAGGTCGCGCCGGACGACCAGCCGCCGCTGCGCCACCTGCTCCTGGGCGGTGACGTGCTGCGCACCCGGCCGCGCCCCGGCACGCCGTACGAGGTCGTCAACGTCTACGGGCCCACCGAGGTCACCGTGCTGTGCACCGTCGAGACGGTCGACCCCGGCCCGCAGTCCGGCGGCGCGGGCGAGGAGATCGCGATCGGCCGCCCCGTCGACAACGTGCGCCTGCGCGTCCTGGACGAGTCCGGCGCGCCGGTCCCGGTCGGCGCGGTGGGGGAGCTGTACGTCGGCGGCCCGGGCGTGGCCCGCGGCTACCTGCACCGCCCCGAGGCCTCCGCGGGACGCTTCCTGCCCGACCCCGACAGCGGCCCCGACGGCGGCCCGGACGCCCGGCTCTACCGCACGGGCGACCTCGTGCGCTGGACCGCCGACGGCAGGCTGCAGTTCCGCGGCCGCACCGACGACCAGGTGAAGATCCGCGGCTACCGCGTCGAGCCGGAGGAGGTCTCCCGCGCGCTCAACGCCCTGGACGGAGTGCGCGAGGCCGTCGTCCTGGCGCGCCGCAACGGCCGGGGCGAGGCGTACCTCGCCGCCTTCGCCGTACCCGCCGACCCGGTCGGGGACGGCGCCGACGACCGGCAGGCGTTCGCCGACCTCATGGCCGACGCCCTGGCCGAGCGCCTGCCCGAGTACCTCGTGCCGCGCGCCTGGACTGTCCTGGCCGCGCTGCCGGTGACGGCGGCGGGCAAGCTGGACCGCGCGGGCCTGCCGGCACCCGACCTCGTCACTGCGGCCCCCGCCGTATCGGCCGCACCTGTCGTACACGCCGGTGCCGGTACCGGGGACGCAGCCCCCGCGCCCCGGAACGACGTCGAGCGACGGCTGCGCGCCCTGTGGGCCGCGGAGTTCGGCACCGACGCGGGCGGCATCGCCCCCGACGCCTCGTTCTTCGACCTCGGAGGCCACTCCATCACCGCGATCCGGCTGGTCAACCGGGCCCGCGAGGAGTTCGGCACCGAGTACCCGATGGTGCGCTTCTACGAGGAGCCGACCCTGCGGGCCATGGCAGCCTTCCTGGCCGGATCGCCGTCGCAGGAGAACGGGGCGGAGACGGAGGGCGTGGTCTTCGGTGACGCCGTGGAGCACCGGGCCCCCGCCACCGAGCAGCAGATCCGCTTCGTCACGGGCCAGCTCGGCCACCCCCTCCCGCAGGTGTTCAACGTCGCCATGCGCCTGACCCTCACCGGCGACCTGGACGTGTCCGCGCTGCGTACCGCCCTGACCCGGCTCGTCGCACGGCACGAGGGCCTGCGCACCCGCATCGTCGCGGCGGGCGACGACGACTGGCAGCAGGAGATGCTGCCCGCCGGGCCCGTCGACCTGCCCGTCGAGGACCTGAGCGGGCTGCCCGCGGGGGAGCGCGACGCGGGCCTGGAGCGGATCGCCGCAGAGGCCGCCGAGGAGCCGTTCGACCTCGCCACCGGAGCGGGACCGCGGCTGCGCCTGCTGAGGGCCGGCGAGCGGACCTGGGTGCTGCTGTTCGTCCTGCACCACGCCGTGTGCGACGGGTGGGCCGTCAGCCTGCTGCTGAAGGAGCTGGCCGCGCTCTACGGCGCCGCCGCGAAGGGCCTGCCCGACGGGCTGGAGCCCGAGCCGCTGCAGCCGGGCGTGTACGCGCGCTGGCAGCGCGAGCACGCCGACCCGGCCGCCGACGAGCGCAAGCTGAAGTTCTGGCGGCGGGAGCTGGACGGCGTGCCGTTCGGCATCGACCTCCCGCTGGACCGGCCGCGACCGGAGAAGGCGAGCGGGCGGGGCGGCGCCGTGATGTTCACGGTGCCCGCCGACGTGCGCGCGGACGTGGAGCGCCTGGCGCGCAGCCGTGGCACCACGCCCTTCGCGGTCACCGTGGCGGCGCTGGGCCGGCTGATGGCCCGCAAGTCCGGCCAGTCCGACGTCGTGTTCAGCATCTCCTACGCCAACCGGGAGCGGCGCGAGTTCGAGTCGCTCATGGCCTGTACGACGTCCGGGTTCGCGCTGCGGGTGCGCGACGGCGAGGCGGCGTCGTTCGCGGCGCTGACGGACCGGGTCGCCCGTACGTCCGTGGAGTGCATCGACGAGCTCCTGCCGCCGCGGCGCCTCGCGCCCCTGATGCAGCGGGAGGGCGTGGACATGCCGGACCGGCTCGCGGTGGGCTTCGCGTACCAGAGCTCGCTGGAGACCGACATCGAGATGCCGGGGCTGACCGTGGCCGTCGAGGACCTCGCGCCCGCGGCCTCCCGGGCGGAGTTCACCCTCGGCCTCGTCCCGGCGGGCGACGTGCTCGCGGGGATGGTCGAGTACTCCTCCGACCTGTGGGACCGGGAGACCGTCGAAGGCTGGACGCGCGACTACGTCGAGCTGCTGCGCGAGGAGGTCCGGGCGGCCCTCGAAGGGTGATCCGTCCGGCCGGCCGGTGGGGTGAAGATCACAGGTCACCCCGGCGGCCGGCCGACACCCGGCCGACTACCGTGACCGGGTGCCGAAGAACCGGAACACGTTCTCTTCCGACGCCTCCACCGCCCTGCGGGCGTGGGGGCGTCGTGCCGCGTCCAGCGCGGTCCACCGCGGCTGGCGGTGGATCCAGCAGGCCGGCGCGGTGACCGCCGAGCGGCCGGGCCCGTACCGCTTCCGCCGGATCGGCCCGGCGACCAGGCTCGCCTTCCCGCTCGGCACGGTCTTCGGCGAGCGCTGGATCGAGCTGGGCGACCACTGCATCATCGGCGAGCAGGTCACGCTCACCGCCGGGATGATGCCCGGCCTCGACCTCGGGCCCGACCCCGTGCTCCGGCTGGGCAACGGCGTGGTCCTCGGCCGGGGCAGCCACGTCGTGGCCTCGCAGCCGGTGACCTTCGGCGACGACGTCTTCTGCGGCCCGTACGTCTACGTCACCAGCGACAACCACTCCTACGACGACCCGCACCAGCCCATCGGCAGACAGTGGCCGCGCAGCGCACCCGTCTCCATAGGCTCCGGCAGCTGGCTCGGCACCGGCGCGGTGATACTCCCCGGCGCCCGCCTCGGCCGGAACGTGGTCGTCGCCGCGGGCTCCGTCGTCCGCGGCGAGGTCCCCGACCACGCGGTGGTCGCGGGCGCCCCGGCGAAGGTCGTACGCCGCTGGGAGGCGGCAACCGGCTGGGTCCCGCCACTGCGGACGGCGCCCCCGGTACCGATCCCCTCAGAAATGACAGCGGAACAGCTGAAGGCGCTCGCCGACCTGCCACCGTCACCGGACGGGGCGTAGCCGGGGCTGCCAGGACCGTTCCCAGCCGCCGGGGGGGGTGCCCCTATGGGTTTCGTCAACCCGTGGGGGTGGGCTTGGGGTCGTAGAAGGTGCCGTTGCGGAGCATGGCGAAGAGCACGTCGGCTCGTCGTCGGGCGAGGCAGAGAAGGGCTTGGGTGTGATGCTTCCCCTGGGCGATCTTCTTGTCGTAGTAGGCCCGGGAGACGGGGGACTCTGTTGCTCAATTCGGAGAACCTGCAGGAACCAGCGCCTGCCACGCCCTTCGCGACAGCGTTGGTGCAGGTCGCGGACGCGAGCCCGGACGTTCCGCGGAATTGAGCAACAGAGTCACGGGGTCGGCCAAAGCGGCGAACGCGGAGAGAAAGAAAGCCCGTTTGAGCTGCTTGTTTCCTCTCCGGGAGGGTTGTTCACCGCGGATCGAGGACCCGGAACTTCTGGTTGCTGGGGCGAGGCCCGCGTAGGCGGCGAGGTGGGCGGCGGAGGGGAAGCCGCTGGCGTCGCCGACGTCGATGAGGATCCTGGCTCCGGTCCTGACGCCGATCCCCGGCATGGACGTCAGGACCTTGGAAAGAGGGTGGGCCTCCAGCAGTTCCTCGATCCGTCCGGCCAGCAGTTTCCGCTGGTCAAGGACGGCGGTCAGAGAAGTGGCCAGGCTCGGGACGATCAGCGCGGCCGCGTCCGTGCCGGGAACGACCACGGTCTGCTCGTCCAGGGCGGTGAAGATGTCGTCGACCAGCCGTTCTGCCATCCTGGGTGCCTTCGGCCGGAGCAGGTTCACCAGCCGGTGGCGGCCGGCCTTGCGGATCTGGGCCGGAGACCCGAAGCGTTCCAGCAGGGCCAGGACAGCCGGGTGCTGGATACGCGGGCCGATCACTCGTTCCAGGTGCGGGTGGATCTGGGTCAGCAGTCCCCGCAAGCGGTTGGAGACCCTGGTGGCTTCGCCGGCGAGGTCGTCGTCGAAGCCGGCGATCATCTCCAGCTCGGCGACCGTCTCGTCGGCGGGATCGATCGCCCGCAGGGTGTGCGGCATCGAGCGGGCGGCGTCGGCGATGACGAACGCGTCGCAGGGCCCCGATCGAGGCGGGCTGGTCAACGACCACGAGCACGGCGCCGTGCTTGGCCTTGAGCTTGCCGAAGACCTCACGGAGCTTCTGCTCGCTGTTGGGCAGCCGTTTGTCGAAGGCTTTCTTCCCGGCTGGGGTGACGGCGGTGGCGTGGTGTTCGCCCTTGCCGACGTCCAGGCCGAGGAAGGCGCCGATGCCGCTGGTGTCGATCACGTGCGTCCTTCGGTCGTCCTCGCCCGGCCGTCCCACGGCACCGATCGCCACATCCACATTACGAAGAGCCTCCCGACCTGCAAAGCCGGTGGTCATGCCCCTAACCAGCGGTCTGTCGATGCCTCCGGAGCCGGTGACACCACCCCCCAGGCCATGCGTTCGACAGGGGGAGAAAGTCATGCCAACTCCGGAGGCCGGGCGCCCCATTGCGGGGCCACCAAGAAGGTAATGGGGGGCGACGCTGGCGATTTCCGGGCCCTGCAGGAAGCTGCCCGGCAACAGGCCGCCGACCCCACCTGGCAGGCTGACTACCGCCGCTGGCGACCGCCCGTGGAACGGGTCATCGCCTGGCTCGTCCACCGAGGCAACCGCCGCTTGCCCTGCCGCGGCACCATCAAAGGCGAACGCTGGATCCGCCACCGGGCCGCCGCCCTCAACCTCCGCCGACTGATCAACCTCGGACTCGACCACCACAACGGAACCTGGACCCTGGCTCCAGCCAGCCCCTGACCAGGCGGAACGGGCCGCCCAGGCTCATTTGTCGAGCGGCCCAACTCCAACATCTTCACTGGATTTCTAGGGCGGTGTGAGGGTGTCGAGTTGCGCGGCGAGGTCGGGGTGGGCGGTGGTCAGGTGGCGGCGGGTGGCGGCCAGGGGGGCGATGAGGGCGGCGGGGTCGTTGTGGGCGAGGGCTGTGTGGAGCTCGCCGACCGAGTGACGGGCGGCGGGGGGAAGGTCGGTGAGTGCGGTGATCTGGCCGGCGAGGCGGCGCAGGTCGGCGGCATTGTGGCGGGCCCAGGTAGCGGTGGTGCGTTCCGCGGCGCGGGCCTGCCGGGCGGCCGTTACGCGCTGTTCGCCGGTGGTCCCGGTGGGGCCCGGGCGGCCGCGCAGGTAGCGGCGCTCGGCGGCCTGTCGGCTGGCGACGCCGAGGGGGTGGGCGAGGTCGGCCCAGCTGGCGCCCGCGTCGCGGGCCGTTTCGATCAGGCCGGTCTCCCATCCGGCGAGCTGCTCGCGGACCTGCCGCAGCAGCAATACGGAGGCGAGGGCCTGCTCCGGTGCCGGCCCGGCGCCGAGGGTGTCGGGGGCTCCGTGCTGGGCGGTGCGCAGTGCGTCGTCGATGGCGCGCAGGGCCGCCGCGGCGGCGAGGAACGACGCCGGGCTGTGGGCGTCGGTGCTGGAGGAGGACGGCTGGTCGGCCGGGGTCACGGACACCTCCCTCGGGATTGTCATCGTGTGGACGACACCACGTTTGTCATCCAATGGATGACATGTTACAACGGTTTCAGTGAGGCGCATTGGCAGCAACTGCCCGAACCTCTGGAGGTGTCTTTCCATGTTGATGCGCACTGACCCCTTCCGTGAGCTGGACCGGCTGACCCAGCAGCTGATGGGCCCGGGCACCTGGTCGAGGCCGTCGGCGATGCCGATGGACGCCTATCGCGAGGGCGACGAGTACGTGGTGGCCTTCGACCTCCCGGGCGTCAGCGCGGACGCGATCGACATCGACGTCGAGCGGAACATGCTGACGGTCAAGGCCGAGCGTCGGCCCGTGACGAAGGCCGACGACGTGCAGATGGAACTGTCCGAGCGGCCGCTGGGCGTCTTCTCCCGCCAGATCGTGCTCGCCGACACCCTCGACACCGAGCACATCAAGGCCGACTACGACGCGGGCGTCCTCATCCTGCGCATCCCGATCGCCGAGCGCGCCAAGCCCCGCAAGATCTCCATCGGCGTCGGATCCGGCCGCAAGGAGATCTCCGGCTGACACCGGCCGGAAGGGTGCGGAGGACGGGCACCTGATCTCCGATCTCCCCCTCACCCCGCCCTCCGCACCCCGTAGGCCGTCCGAAGAAGGAAGGGGAGCGGCCGAGATGACTCTGCGACGCAAAGCGTTCCTCGACCACGTGAAAGAACGCGGCGAGTACGAAACTGTGGAGGAAGCCGAGCGCGCGGCCCGGGTAGTGCTCGCCCTGCTCGGCGCGCACCTGGTCGGCGAAGTCCGCGCCCAGCTCGCGGCACGCCTGCCGGAGGACTTCGCCCTGATCCTGCTCAACCCGCTGCAGAGCGCCGAGCCACTGCCCCCGGAGCGGTTCGTGCGGGCGGCCGCGGCCTGGATCGAGGGCGCCACCGAGCAGACTGCGACGTGGGACGTCAGCGCCGTGCTGTCCACGGCCGCCGACACCGCCGG is drawn from Streptomyces roseifaciens and contains these coding sequences:
- a CDS encoding acyltransferase; this encodes MPKNRNTFSSDASTALRAWGRRAASSAVHRGWRWIQQAGAVTAERPGPYRFRRIGPATRLAFPLGTVFGERWIELGDHCIIGEQVTLTAGMMPGLDLGPDPVLRLGNGVVLGRGSHVVASQPVTFGDDVFCGPYVYVTSDNHSYDDPHQPIGRQWPRSAPVSIGSGSWLGTGAVILPGARLGRNVVVAAGSVVRGEVPDHAVVAGAPAKVVRRWEAATGWVPPLRTAPPVPIPSEMTAEQLKALADLPPSPDGA
- a CDS encoding transposase; translated protein: MGGDAGDFRALQEAARQQAADPTWQADYRRWRPPVERVIAWLVHRGNRRLPCRGTIKGERWIRHRAAALNLRRLINLGLDHHNGTWTLAPASP
- a CDS encoding Hsp20/alpha crystallin family protein codes for the protein MLMRTDPFRELDRLTQQLMGPGTWSRPSAMPMDAYREGDEYVVAFDLPGVSADAIDIDVERNMLTVKAERRPVTKADDVQMELSERPLGVFSRQIVLADTLDTEHIKADYDAGVLILRIPIAERAKPRKISIGVGSGRKEISG
- a CDS encoding DUF2267 domain-containing protein, yielding MTLRRKAFLDHVKERGEYETVEEAERAARVVLALLGAHLVGEVRAQLAARLPEDFALILLNPLQSAEPLPPERFVRAAAAWIEGATEQTATWDVSAVLSTAADTAGDDLLGQILLQLPAGYDLLFGHPQPT